The proteins below come from a single Beutenbergia cavernae DSM 12333 genomic window:
- a CDS encoding alpha/beta fold hydrolase: MSTAPAGRTVLAHVRRGSGEPVVLLHGIGGDRGVWDRVIPMLAGHHDVLAVDLPGFGDSPTLAPGDEPSPRRLAAAVAATLDELRIERPHLVGNSLGGWIALELAQRRPVASVTLLSPAGLWRRRTPAYCRVSLLGTWWACRRGAGVLHALSRWPWSRRLVFWQILGHPELATPGGAQGLVTAMGTGGGFRSTLAATLPIRFVRHGEIDAPVTLAFGTRDRILLPWQSRFTHELPPQTIAAELRGAGHVPMPDAPDAVAAVVLATTARAVRSS, encoded by the coding sequence ATGAGCACCGCACCCGCCGGCCGCACGGTCCTGGCGCACGTGCGGCGCGGGAGCGGCGAGCCCGTCGTCCTGCTGCACGGCATCGGTGGCGACCGCGGCGTCTGGGACCGCGTGATCCCGATGCTCGCCGGGCACCATGACGTGCTGGCGGTCGACCTCCCGGGTTTCGGCGACTCGCCGACTCTCGCGCCCGGTGACGAGCCGAGCCCGAGGCGCCTCGCCGCCGCCGTCGCCGCGACGCTCGACGAGCTCCGCATCGAGCGCCCCCATCTGGTCGGGAACTCGCTCGGCGGCTGGATCGCGCTCGAGCTCGCCCAGCGGCGGCCGGTCGCCAGCGTGACGCTCCTCAGCCCGGCCGGGCTCTGGCGACGGCGGACCCCGGCGTACTGCCGGGTCAGCCTGCTCGGCACCTGGTGGGCGTGCCGCCGCGGCGCCGGCGTCCTCCATGCGTTGTCGCGGTGGCCGTGGTCCCGGCGACTCGTCTTCTGGCAGATCCTCGGTCACCCCGAGCTGGCCACGCCCGGTGGCGCGCAGGGTCTCGTCACGGCGATGGGCACCGGAGGGGGCTTCCGCTCGACGCTCGCCGCCACGCTCCCGATCCGGTTCGTCCGGCACGGCGAAATCGACGCTCCGGTCACGCTGGCGTTCGGCACGCGCGACCGCATCCTGCTCCCGTGGCAGAGCCGGTTCACCCACGAGCTGCCTCCGCAGACGATCGCCGCAGAGCTCCGCGGCGCTGGACACGTCCCGATGCCCGACGCCCCCGACGCCGTGGCGGCGGTCGTGCTGGCGACGACGGCTCGCGCCGTGCGGTCGAGCTGA
- the sigJ gene encoding RNA polymerase sigma factor SigJ: MSARCQILAELYDEARPRLVGVAYAILGSYAEAEDIVSECWMRLVEADAGQPVLDVEGWSIVAVSRAAIDVLRSAHHRRESYPGSWLPEPVVDAADPDPADRVTLDDRLRYALLVVLESLSPAERTAWVLHDLFELTFADVARVVGRSPAAVRQLAARARRHVAERAPRFDIAPAEHRAVVERFLAAATGGSLADLVRYLDPDVVLTSDGGGEVSAVRRPVVGADRVARFLVGIAGRVRPDERVVVVSVNGAPGLAVFRAAALTDVIALTVSGGLVSRVDFVRAPAKLERAWRSGAAS, encoded by the coding sequence GTGAGTGCGCGCTGCCAGATCCTCGCGGAGCTCTACGACGAGGCGCGGCCGCGGCTGGTCGGCGTGGCCTACGCGATCCTCGGGAGCTACGCCGAGGCCGAAGACATCGTCTCGGAGTGCTGGATGCGGCTCGTGGAGGCGGACGCGGGTCAGCCGGTGCTGGACGTCGAGGGGTGGTCGATCGTCGCGGTGTCGCGCGCGGCGATCGACGTCCTGCGGTCCGCTCACCATCGCCGCGAGTCGTATCCCGGTTCCTGGTTGCCGGAGCCGGTGGTCGATGCGGCGGACCCGGACCCTGCGGACCGGGTGACGCTCGACGATCGCCTCCGCTACGCGCTCCTCGTCGTCCTCGAGTCGCTCTCGCCGGCCGAGCGGACGGCGTGGGTGCTGCACGACCTGTTCGAGCTGACGTTCGCGGACGTCGCTCGGGTCGTCGGTCGATCGCCGGCGGCCGTGCGGCAGCTCGCAGCCCGCGCACGCCGGCACGTGGCCGAGCGTGCTCCGCGGTTCGACATCGCCCCGGCGGAGCACCGTGCGGTGGTGGAGCGGTTCCTCGCGGCCGCGACGGGCGGCAGCCTCGCCGATCTCGTCAGATACCTCGACCCCGACGTCGTGCTGACCAGTGACGGCGGCGGGGAGGTCAGCGCGGTCCGGCGCCCCGTCGTCGGCGCGGATCGGGTCGCCCGGTTCCTGGTGGGGATCGCCGGGCGGGTCCGACCCGACGAACGCGTCGTCGTCGTCTCGGTCAACGGAGCGCCCGGTCTGGCCGTGTTCCGCGCCGCCGCGCTCACGGACGTCATCGCGCTCACGGTCTCCGGTGGGCTCGTCTCGCGGGTCGACTTCGTACGAGCGCCGGCGAAGCTCGAGCGCGCCTGGCGCAGCGGAGCGGCATCATGA
- the pcrA gene encoding DNA helicase PcrA has protein sequence MTSLFDNLPLTGALAADTATAHSAVTADGARLPGLVPPREDAQPEPVRGGRGRDAEALLEGLNPHQRAAVVHSGPPLLIIAGAGSGKTRVLTHRIAYLLATRRARPGEILAITFTNKAAAEMRERVEALVGPPARAMWVSTFHSACVRILRREHAVLGLRSSFSIYDAADSLRLMTLVCRELGLDPKRYPPKAFIHRVSDLKNELVDPDAFAAGVGGSNPYEENLAEAYRMYAQRLRQANALDFDDLIMTTVNLLQAFPAVAEHYRRRFRHVLVDEYQDTNHAQYVLVRELAGVATQAYDDGGDSDLDRGPAPVLPAELTVVGDADQSIYAFRGATIRNILEFEADYPDATTILLEQNYRSTQNILSAANAVIARNPDRKAKNLWTAAGAGPKIIGYVADSDHEEARFVAEEIDRLGDASGVRPGDVAVFYRTNAQSRALEEVLIRAGIPYKVVGGTRFYERREVKDAIAYLRAIANPDDAVNVRRILNVPKRGLGERSEAVIAAYAERERISFGAALEAAADVPGLATRALGIVTEFARLLADLRAMAAGGATPAEVLDSALDRSGYLAELRASDDPQDATRVENLAELHAVAAEFSEADPDGDLGDFLERVALVADTDQLPDDDASGGVVTLMTVHTAKGLEFPVVFVTGLEDGTFPHARSLADPAELSEERRLAYVALTRARERLYISRAAVRTAFGVPHELPASRFLDDIPDELLDWRRAESSMQQLRGSWGSGGVGSGRVRSGATGGTGPRTAPSQATGATFGSATPRADVPSLDVGDRVTHDAYGLGTVVALEGAGSSQVAKIDFGTDGVKRLLLRYSPVTKL, from the coding sequence ATGACCTCGCTCTTCGACAACCTCCCGCTCACCGGCGCTCTCGCCGCCGACACCGCGACGGCGCACAGCGCCGTGACGGCCGACGGCGCGCGCCTCCCGGGCCTCGTCCCGCCCCGGGAAGACGCACAACCCGAGCCCGTCCGCGGCGGCCGCGGCCGCGACGCCGAGGCGCTGCTCGAGGGGCTGAACCCGCACCAGCGGGCGGCTGTCGTGCACTCCGGCCCTCCGCTGCTCATCATCGCCGGTGCCGGCTCGGGCAAGACGCGTGTGCTCACGCACCGCATCGCGTACCTGCTGGCGACGCGGCGCGCGCGCCCGGGCGAGATCCTCGCGATCACGTTCACGAACAAGGCGGCGGCCGAGATGCGCGAGCGGGTGGAGGCGCTCGTGGGTCCACCGGCCCGCGCGATGTGGGTGTCGACGTTCCACTCCGCCTGCGTGCGCATCCTGCGCCGCGAGCACGCGGTGCTCGGCCTCCGGTCGAGCTTCTCCATCTACGACGCCGCCGACTCCCTGCGTCTCATGACCCTCGTGTGCCGCGAGCTGGGTCTGGACCCGAAGCGGTACCCGCCCAAGGCCTTCATCCACCGCGTCTCCGACCTGAAGAACGAGCTCGTGGACCCGGACGCGTTCGCGGCGGGCGTGGGTGGCTCGAACCCGTACGAGGAGAACCTCGCCGAGGCCTACCGGATGTACGCGCAGCGGCTGCGGCAGGCGAACGCGCTGGACTTCGACGACCTCATCATGACCACGGTGAACCTGCTCCAGGCGTTCCCGGCCGTCGCGGAGCACTATCGCCGCAGGTTCCGCCACGTGCTCGTGGACGAGTACCAGGACACCAACCACGCGCAGTACGTCCTGGTGCGCGAGCTCGCGGGCGTCGCCACGCAGGCGTACGACGACGGCGGCGACTCCGACCTCGACCGTGGCCCGGCGCCCGTGCTCCCCGCGGAGCTGACCGTCGTCGGCGACGCCGACCAGTCCATCTACGCGTTCCGCGGCGCCACGATCCGCAACATCCTCGAGTTCGAGGCCGACTACCCGGACGCGACGACGATCCTGCTCGAGCAGAACTACCGCTCGACGCAGAACATCCTCTCCGCGGCGAACGCCGTCATCGCCCGCAACCCCGACCGCAAGGCCAAGAACCTGTGGACGGCGGCCGGCGCCGGGCCGAAGATCATCGGCTACGTCGCCGACTCCGACCACGAGGAGGCGCGCTTCGTCGCCGAGGAGATCGACCGGCTCGGCGACGCGAGCGGCGTCCGGCCGGGCGACGTCGCCGTCTTCTACCGCACGAACGCGCAGTCGCGGGCGCTGGAGGAGGTCCTGATCCGCGCCGGCATCCCGTACAAGGTGGTCGGCGGCACGCGGTTCTACGAACGGCGTGAGGTCAAGGACGCGATCGCCTACCTGAGGGCCATCGCGAACCCGGACGACGCCGTCAACGTCCGCCGCATCCTCAACGTGCCCAAGCGCGGCCTGGGGGAGCGCAGCGAGGCCGTCATCGCCGCGTACGCGGAGCGGGAGCGGATCTCCTTCGGCGCGGCGCTCGAGGCGGCCGCCGACGTGCCCGGCCTGGCGACGCGCGCTCTCGGCATCGTCACGGAGTTCGCGCGGCTGCTGGCCGACCTCCGTGCGATGGCCGCCGGCGGTGCCACGCCCGCCGAGGTGCTGGACTCCGCGCTCGACCGGTCGGGATACCTCGCCGAGCTGCGCGCGAGCGACGACCCGCAGGACGCCACGCGTGTCGAGAACCTGGCCGAGCTGCACGCGGTGGCGGCCGAGTTCTCCGAGGCCGACCCGGACGGCGACCTCGGCGACTTCCTCGAGCGCGTGGCGCTCGTCGCAGACACCGACCAGCTCCCGGACGACGACGCGTCGGGCGGCGTCGTCACGCTCATGACGGTCCACACGGCGAAGGGTCTGGAGTTCCCCGTCGTGTTCGTGACCGGGCTGGAGGACGGCACGTTCCCGCACGCCCGGTCGCTGGCCGACCCGGCGGAGCTCAGCGAGGAGCGCCGTCTGGCCTACGTCGCCCTGACCCGCGCCCGGGAGCGCTTGTACATCTCGCGTGCCGCCGTGCGTACAGCGTTCGGCGTACCGCACGAGCTGCCGGCGTCCCGGTTCCTCGACGACATCCCGGACGAGCTCCTGGACTGGCGGCGGGCGGAGTCGAGCATGCAGCAGCTCCGCGGGTCGTGGGGGAGCGGCGGCGTCGGGTCCGGCCGAGTCCGGTCGGGCGCCACCGGAGGGACGGGGCCGCGCACCGCGCCGAGCCAGGCCACAGGGGCGACGTTCGGGTCCGCGACGCCGCGCGCGGACGTGCCGAGCCTCGACGTCGGCGACCGGGTGACGCACGACGCCTACGGCCTCGGCACGGTCGTCGCGCTCGAGGGCGCCGGGTCGAGCCAGGTCGCGAAGATCGACTTCGGGACGGACGGCGTGAAGCGCCTCCTGCTGCGCTACTCGCCGGTCACCAAGCTCTGA
- a CDS encoding sensor histidine kinase, with the protein MTTSDARDAAATSVPPNDPAAVVGRAHPPAPEGAPDPETAEWRRPPATPAQRRNDALGAAGLFAGAVLSMLLYRATNMLPDPASPQVSVLVLAAAIAPLAWRRRWPSAVAGVVAAAFVVAGEIAVPETVFLNIALFCAIYTVGAWELNRRRAVVVRALVVDLMLLWLLTSFFRVATDPPEGEEVAFGPGGLTPLAAYLLIQLMINVLYFAGAYWFGNHAWAAARNRARLEERARQLVAERAKVEAQAVTIERLRLARELHDAVAHHVSLMGVQAAAARTLAATDPARSAVALEHVEDSAREAVSELHGLLGTLREDAPAPGGDEPVGSLGVERLEELVADARVAGTPVRFEVVGEEVRLPPLVSLNLYRIAQEGLTNVRKHAGRGASADVRLRYLVGAVELEVTDDGAGRRRRQAPAGTGGLGVLGMRERVAADGGTLHVGPRRGGGYVLRAHVPLPTGGPA; encoded by the coding sequence GTGACGACGTCGGATGCTCGGGACGCGGCCGCCACGAGCGTGCCCCCGAACGACCCTGCCGCCGTCGTCGGCCGCGCGCATCCACCCGCGCCCGAGGGCGCCCCGGATCCGGAGACCGCCGAGTGGCGGCGGCCGCCGGCCACGCCGGCGCAGCGACGGAACGACGCGCTCGGCGCCGCCGGGCTCTTCGCCGGCGCCGTGCTCTCGATGCTCCTGTACCGCGCGACGAACATGCTGCCCGACCCCGCGTCGCCGCAGGTGTCCGTGCTGGTCCTGGCCGCGGCCATCGCCCCTCTCGCGTGGCGGCGCCGGTGGCCGAGCGCCGTCGCCGGCGTGGTGGCCGCCGCGTTCGTCGTCGCGGGCGAGATCGCGGTCCCGGAGACCGTCTTCCTCAACATCGCCCTGTTCTGCGCCATCTACACGGTCGGCGCGTGGGAGCTGAACCGCCGGCGGGCGGTCGTCGTCCGGGCGCTCGTCGTCGACCTGATGCTGCTCTGGCTCCTCACCAGCTTCTTCCGCGTCGCCACCGACCCGCCCGAGGGCGAGGAGGTGGCGTTCGGACCCGGCGGCCTGACGCCGCTGGCGGCGTACCTGCTCATCCAGCTGATGATCAACGTCCTGTACTTCGCCGGCGCGTACTGGTTCGGCAACCACGCGTGGGCGGCCGCGCGGAACCGGGCGCGGCTCGAGGAACGGGCCCGCCAGCTCGTCGCGGAACGCGCGAAGGTCGAGGCGCAGGCCGTGACGATCGAACGGCTCCGCCTCGCGCGGGAGCTGCACGACGCCGTCGCGCACCACGTCTCGCTCATGGGCGTGCAGGCCGCCGCGGCGCGCACGCTGGCGGCCACCGATCCCGCCCGCTCCGCGGTCGCCCTGGAGCATGTCGAGGACTCCGCCCGCGAGGCGGTCTCCGAGCTCCACGGCCTGCTCGGCACGCTGCGCGAGGACGCTCCCGCTCCCGGCGGCGACGAACCCGTCGGCTCCCTCGGCGTCGAACGCCTCGAGGAGCTCGTCGCCGACGCGCGGGTCGCCGGCACGCCGGTGCGGTTCGAGGTGGTCGGCGAGGAGGTGCGCCTGCCGCCGCTGGTCTCGCTCAACCTGTACCGCATCGCGCAGGAGGGGCTCACGAACGTCCGCAAGCACGCCGGCCGCGGCGCGAGCGCGGACGTGCGCCTGCGCTATCTCGTCGGTGCCGTGGAGCTGGAGGTGACCGACGACGGCGCCGGTCGCCGTCGCCGGCAGGCACCCGCGGGGACGGGCGGGCTGGGCGTGCTCGGCATGCGCGAACGGGTCGCCGCGGACGGGGGCACGCTCCACGTCGGCCCGCGGCGCGGCGGCGGCTACGTCCTCCGCGCCCACGTGCCGCTGCCGACCGGCGGGCCCGCGTGA
- a CDS encoding response regulator, with product MSARADAVRIVLVDDQVLLREGIATILGAQPGLEVVGQAGSGAEALDVVAGTQPDVVCMDVEMPGMDGIEATRRIVADPRSHARVLVLTTFNRDDYLHAALAAGASGFLLKTSRPDQLAAAVRSVAAGDALLSPEVTRAVIERAVAREAGPPPAPSPAAQALTERELVVLRLLARGLNNDEIAAELVVGRATVKTHVSNVLAKLQLRDRVQAVAYAYRHGLAGGD from the coding sequence GTGAGCGCGCGGGCCGACGCCGTCCGCATCGTCCTCGTCGACGACCAGGTGCTGCTCCGCGAGGGCATCGCGACGATCCTCGGCGCGCAGCCCGGCCTCGAGGTCGTCGGGCAGGCGGGCTCGGGTGCGGAGGCGCTCGACGTCGTCGCGGGCACACAGCCCGACGTCGTCTGCATGGACGTGGAGATGCCCGGGATGGACGGCATCGAGGCGACCCGACGGATCGTCGCCGACCCCCGCTCCCACGCACGTGTGCTCGTGCTCACCACGTTCAACCGCGACGACTACCTGCACGCGGCCCTGGCCGCCGGCGCCAGCGGGTTCCTGCTCAAGACGTCCCGCCCGGACCAGCTCGCGGCGGCCGTCCGGTCGGTCGCCGCGGGAGACGCGCTCCTCTCGCCCGAGGTGACCCGCGCCGTCATCGAACGCGCTGTCGCCCGCGAAGCCGGACCGCCGCCGGCACCGTCGCCGGCAGCGCAGGCGCTCACGGAACGTGAGCTGGTCGTCCTGCGCCTGCTCGCCCGCGGGCTCAACAACGACGAGATCGCCGCCGAGCTCGTCGTCGGGCGGGCCACGGTGAAGACCCACGTCTCGAACGTGCTCGCCAAGCTCCAGCTGCGGGACCGGGTGCAGGCCGTGGCCTACGCCTACCGGCACGGTCTGGCCGGAGGGGACTGA
- a CDS encoding ABC transporter ATP-binding protein — protein MLRLDGIDRSFGDRQVLHDVSFTVERGLLTGFVGGNGAGKTTTMRIILGVLAANAGSVTLDGRPLGGEQRRTFGYMPEERGLYPKMKAAEQLTYLARLHGFERHAAEDQARALLDRLGLTERADDPLESLSLGNQQRVQIAAALVHDPAVLILDEPFSGLDPLAVDVVVAVLAEHAERCVPVLFSSHQLDLVERLCDRLVIISGGRIRAAGSRDSLRDQFSASRYELTAATDVGWVRGVPGVEVVEFDGGSALFEADDAAAQHVLRAAVERGPVTSFTPIRPTLGEIFRDVVTDESPDSDEKGAA, from the coding sequence ATGCTGCGCTTGGACGGCATCGACCGGTCCTTCGGGGACCGGCAGGTGCTCCACGACGTGTCCTTCACCGTCGAACGGGGCTTGCTGACGGGTTTCGTGGGCGGGAACGGCGCGGGCAAGACGACGACGATGCGGATCATCCTCGGGGTGCTCGCCGCGAACGCGGGGTCGGTGACGCTCGACGGCCGGCCGCTCGGCGGCGAGCAGCGGCGCACGTTCGGGTACATGCCCGAGGAGCGCGGGCTCTACCCGAAGATGAAGGCCGCGGAACAGCTCACCTACCTCGCCCGCCTGCACGGGTTCGAGCGGCACGCGGCGGAGGACCAGGCGCGCGCGCTGCTGGACCGGCTCGGCCTGACCGAACGGGCCGACGACCCGCTCGAGTCGCTCTCGCTGGGAAACCAGCAACGCGTGCAGATCGCCGCGGCGCTCGTGCACGACCCCGCCGTCCTCATCCTCGACGAGCCGTTCTCCGGGCTGGACCCGCTCGCCGTCGACGTCGTCGTGGCGGTGCTGGCCGAGCATGCCGAGCGCTGCGTCCCCGTGCTGTTCTCCTCGCACCAGCTCGATCTCGTCGAGCGGCTGTGCGACCGGCTCGTCATCATCTCGGGCGGACGCATCCGGGCCGCCGGCTCCCGCGACAGCCTGCGCGACCAGTTCTCCGCGAGCCGGTACGAGCTCACCGCGGCGACCGACGTCGGTTGGGTCCGAGGCGTGCCCGGGGTCGAGGTCGTCGAGTTCGACGGCGGCTCCGCGCTCTTCGAGGCCGACGACGCCGCAGCCCAGCACGTGCTGCGCGCTGCCGTCGAGCGGGGTCCCGTCACGTCCTTCACGCCGATCCGGCCCACGCTCGGCGAGATCTTCCGCGACGTCGTCACCGACGAGTCGCCCGACAGCGATGAGAAGGGTGCCGCATGA
- a CDS encoding ABC transporter permease — protein sequence MTTQTPTRERTGAGGRRPMSFGAASLLVAEREITTQVRSKSFLISTAITLVIVLGGIIVSSLIGGGPQDDTRVAVVAGTADAVSSVEGIEAVPADDAAAAEELVRSGDVAAALVPDAESELGFTVVALTEAPADVLSALSVTPPVELLEETATNDGIRYLVSLAFGLVFMMSAIGSGSMIAQNTVQEKQTRIVEILLSAVPARALLAGKVLGNSVVAVGQTAAIGAVAALGLVLTGQNELLDLLSAPLVWFVVFFLVGFVLVAAIFAAGASLVSRQEDIGSVMMPAMMLVMIPYFVVVFLNDNPVAMTIASYVPFSAPVAMPVRLFLGEAAWWEPLLSLAVLVVTTLGVVAVAARIYTGSLLRTGPRVSVRAALGRD from the coding sequence ATGACCACGCAGACCCCCACGCGGGAACGTACAGGCGCCGGGGGGCGCCGCCCCATGTCGTTCGGCGCGGCGTCGCTGCTCGTCGCCGAGCGGGAGATCACCACGCAGGTGAGGAGCAAGTCGTTCCTCATCTCGACGGCGATCACACTCGTCATCGTGCTCGGCGGCATCATCGTCTCGAGCCTCATCGGCGGCGGGCCGCAGGACGACACGCGGGTCGCCGTCGTCGCGGGGACCGCTGACGCCGTCTCCTCCGTCGAGGGCATCGAGGCGGTTCCCGCCGACGACGCCGCGGCGGCCGAGGAGCTCGTCCGGTCGGGCGACGTCGCCGCCGCGCTCGTGCCGGACGCCGAGTCCGAGCTCGGGTTCACCGTGGTCGCGCTGACCGAGGCGCCGGCCGACGTGCTCTCCGCGCTGTCGGTGACCCCGCCCGTCGAGCTGCTCGAGGAGACGGCGACCAACGACGGCATCCGCTACCTCGTGTCGCTGGCGTTCGGGCTCGTCTTCATGATGTCGGCGATCGGCTCCGGCTCGATGATCGCCCAGAACACGGTCCAGGAGAAGCAGACCCGGATCGTCGAGATCCTGCTCTCCGCCGTGCCGGCGCGCGCGCTGCTCGCGGGGAAGGTGCTCGGCAACAGCGTCGTCGCCGTCGGGCAGACGGCGGCCATCGGCGCCGTGGCCGCGCTCGGCCTCGTGCTGACGGGCCAGAACGAGCTGCTCGACCTGCTCAGTGCGCCACTCGTGTGGTTCGTCGTGTTCTTCCTGGTCGGCTTCGTGCTCGTCGCGGCGATCTTCGCCGCCGGGGCGTCGCTCGTGTCGCGGCAGGAGGACATCGGGTCGGTGATGATGCCGGCGATGATGCTCGTGATGATCCCGTACTTCGTGGTCGTCTTCCTCAACGACAACCCGGTCGCGATGACCATCGCGTCCTACGTGCCGTTCAGCGCGCCGGTCGCGATGCCGGTGCGACTGTTCCTGGGCGAGGCCGCGTGGTGGGAGCCGCTGCTCTCGCTGGCCGTCCTCGTGGTGACGACGCTCGGCGTCGTCGCCGTCGCCGCCCGGATCTACACGGGATCGCTGCTACGGACGGGGCCGAGGGTGTCGGTGCGCGCGGCGCTCGGCCGCGACTGA
- a CDS encoding type II 3-dehydroquinate dehydratase, protein MQRRDVMVLNGPNLNRLGVRQPEIYGTATLADLARFCREWGDALGLTVRFEQTNHEGVMVDLLNEAADGALPVVLNAAAWTHYSYAIADACAQLVAPLVEVHLSDPSSRPEVWRHTSVVTPYASSVIAGRGFDGYRLALEHLAGA, encoded by the coding sequence GTGCAGCGACGCGACGTGATGGTGCTGAACGGGCCGAACCTCAACCGGTTGGGTGTGCGGCAGCCGGAGATCTACGGCACCGCGACGCTCGCCGACCTGGCGCGCTTCTGCCGGGAGTGGGGCGACGCGCTGGGTCTGACGGTGCGCTTCGAGCAGACGAACCACGAGGGGGTCATGGTCGACCTGCTCAACGAGGCGGCCGACGGCGCGCTGCCCGTCGTCCTGAACGCGGCGGCCTGGACGCACTACTCGTACGCGATCGCTGACGCGTGCGCTCAGCTGGTCGCGCCGCTCGTCGAGGTGCACCTGTCCGACCCCTCGTCGCGCCCGGAGGTGTGGCGGCACACGTCGGTCGTGACGCCGTACGCCTCGAGCGTGATCGCGGGTCGCGGCTTCGACGGGTACCGGCTCGCGCTCGAGCACCTCGCCGGCGCCTGA
- a CDS encoding LuxR C-terminal-related transcriptional regulator, translating into MTEPTGHGPTEGAAPAQLPVDVVLVDDHLMFRTGVRASLDERVRIVGEAETVDEAIALVRSLRPPVVLLDVHLPGGDGGGGAEVARACAELAPDVRFLALSVSDAAEDVVAVIRAGARGYVTKSITGTDLSDAVVRVAGGDAVFSPRLAGFVLDAFGAIGGDVATGDELDKLTAREREVMRLIARGYTYREVASELFISIKTVETHVSAVLRKLQLSSRHELTRWAAQRRLL; encoded by the coding sequence ATGACGGAGCCGACCGGCCACGGGCCGACGGAGGGAGCCGCCCCGGCGCAGCTGCCCGTCGACGTGGTGCTCGTGGACGACCACCTCATGTTCCGCACCGGCGTGCGCGCCTCCCTCGACGAGCGGGTGCGGATCGTGGGGGAGGCCGAGACGGTCGACGAGGCGATCGCGCTCGTCCGCTCGCTGCGGCCGCCGGTGGTGCTGCTCGACGTCCATCTCCCCGGCGGCGACGGCGGGGGCGGGGCCGAGGTGGCCCGCGCGTGCGCGGAGCTGGCGCCCGACGTGCGGTTCCTCGCACTCTCGGTGTCCGACGCCGCGGAGGACGTGGTCGCCGTGATCCGCGCCGGCGCGCGCGGGTACGTGACGAAGTCGATCACCGGGACGGACCTGTCCGACGCCGTCGTGCGCGTCGCCGGGGGAGACGCGGTGTTCTCGCCTCGGCTCGCGGGGTTCGTGCTGGACGCGTTCGGGGCGATCGGCGGCGACGTCGCGACCGGCGACGAGCTCGACAAGCTGACCGCCCGGGAGCGCGAGGTCATGCGGCTCATCGCCCGCGGCTACACGTACCGCGAGGTGGCGAGCGAGCTGTTCATCTCGATCAAGACCGTGGAGACGCACGTCTCCGCCGTGCTGCGGAAGCTGCAGCTGTCGTCGCGGCACGAGCTGACGCGGTGGGCGGCGCAGCGCCGGCTCCTGTAG
- a CDS encoding ATP-binding protein, whose protein sequence is MTEARLPLRRPDEGRWIGGVARGLSVHLRIRVDLVRWAFVALGLLGGAGLVLYVFWWVTIPPGNPADALARERPSTWTRLVRPPQDPDAAAVPPRRIRVADIGIALGLLAVAVVVLAQRSGMSTETRWYVPVLLLLAGTALAWSQLDARRSGADSPRVSRLRLVGGLVIAAAGVLLLVGQEADPALLLQSAVAALAVLAGVALVLAPWWLRLVRELGDERAARARESERADIAAHLHDSVLQTLALIRARATDADVARLARAQERELRTWLYDDRSAPGTSLAAEVADVVAHVEDTRSAPDGSAVAVETVVVGDCIPDETTHALLLATREALVNAVAHGRPPVSLYVEVGAQDVEVFVRDRGDGFDLDAVPSDRFGVRESIIGRVRRRGGDASVRSSDAGTEVRLRVPAPARDGSAGPAATTATAAGRQEEET, encoded by the coding sequence ATGACCGAGGCCCGACTCCCGCTGCGCCGTCCCGATGAGGGCCGGTGGATCGGTGGTGTCGCCCGCGGGCTCTCCGTGCACCTGCGGATCCGCGTGGACCTCGTCCGGTGGGCGTTCGTGGCGCTCGGCCTGCTCGGGGGTGCGGGCCTCGTGCTGTACGTCTTCTGGTGGGTCACGATCCCGCCCGGGAACCCTGCCGACGCGCTCGCGCGGGAACGGCCGAGCACGTGGACCCGCCTCGTGCGCCCACCGCAGGACCCGGACGCCGCCGCCGTGCCGCCGCGCCGGATCCGCGTGGCCGACATCGGGATCGCGCTGGGGCTGCTGGCGGTCGCGGTGGTCGTCCTGGCGCAGCGCTCCGGCATGAGCACGGAGACCCGCTGGTACGTGCCGGTCCTCCTGCTGCTGGCCGGTACCGCGTTGGCGTGGAGCCAGCTCGACGCGCGGCGCTCGGGGGCGGACAGCCCGCGGGTCAGCCGGCTGCGCCTCGTCGGCGGTCTCGTCATCGCAGCCGCGGGGGTCCTGCTCCTCGTCGGCCAGGAGGCCGACCCGGCGCTGCTGCTGCAGTCGGCCGTGGCCGCGCTCGCCGTCCTCGCGGGTGTCGCGCTCGTGCTCGCACCGTGGTGGCTCCGGCTGGTCCGCGAGCTCGGCGACGAACGCGCCGCGCGGGCGCGCGAGTCGGAGCGCGCCGACATCGCCGCCCACCTGCACGACTCCGTGCTCCAGACGCTCGCCCTCATCCGCGCCCGGGCGACGGACGCGGACGTCGCGCGGCTCGCGCGGGCCCAGGAGCGCGAGCTGCGGACGTGGCTCTACGACGACCGCTCGGCCCCCGGCACGTCGCTCGCCGCGGAGGTGGCGGACGTCGTCGCGCACGTCGAGGACACCCGGTCCGCGCCCGACGGGAGCGCCGTCGCCGTCGAGACCGTCGTTGTCGGCGACTGCATCCCGGACGAGACGACCCACGCCCTGCTGCTCGCGACGCGCGAGGCGCTCGTGAACGCCGTCGCGCACGGCCGCCCGCCCGTGTCGCTCTATGTCGAGGTGGGCGCGCAGGACGTCGAGGTGTTCGTCCGTGACCGCGGTGACGGCTTCGATCTCGACGCCGTCCCGTCCGACCGGTTCGGGGTGCGGGAGTCGATCATCGGCCGGGTGCGACGGCGTGGTGGCGACGCGTCCGTACGATCGTCGGACGCCGGCACGGAGGTGCGTCTTCGCGTCCCGGCGCCGGCGCGGGACGGGAGCGCCGGACCCGCGGCGACGACCGCCACGGCCGCAGGCCGCCAGGAGGAGGAGACATGA